The following coding sequences lie in one Microvirga sp. 17 mud 1-3 genomic window:
- the prmC gene encoding peptide chain release factor N(5)-glutamine methyltransferase, which translates to MSRDSTSPPDPASITRAQALARLRHSLAEGGIENPALDARLLLLAALGISPAELVMRPEALLTEREAEILADFARRRLAREPVARILGEREFWGMPFRLSADTLVPRPDTETVIETALALLPDRQAPLRIVDFGTGSGAILTALLHELPRAWGIGVDLAEGAARMARENARANGVGDRASFVVGNWADCLKGPFELVVSNPPYIASEVVGTLDREVREHDPRLALDGGPDGLEPYRVLLGEADRLLAPDGLMVFEIGYDQGESVSHLAAASGLETLRLAHDLSGNTRCIALKRTRSHGRTFSVPAGDKD; encoded by the coding sequence ATGAGCAGAGATTCGACCTCCCCGCCTGATCCGGCCTCCATCACCCGCGCCCAAGCGCTTGCCCGGCTCAGGCACAGCCTGGCCGAGGGCGGGATCGAGAATCCGGCCCTCGATGCCCGCCTGCTGCTTCTCGCGGCTCTCGGTATCTCTCCGGCGGAGCTGGTGATGCGGCCCGAGGCGCTCCTGACCGAGCGGGAGGCCGAAATCCTGGCAGACTTCGCCCGCCGCCGCCTCGCCCGTGAGCCCGTGGCGCGGATCCTCGGCGAGCGGGAATTCTGGGGCATGCCCTTCCGCCTGTCCGCCGACACCCTAGTGCCGCGCCCGGACACTGAGACGGTCATCGAGACCGCCCTTGCGCTACTGCCGGACCGGCAGGCGCCCCTCCGGATCGTCGATTTCGGGACGGGCTCAGGCGCGATCCTGACGGCTCTCCTTCACGAGCTGCCTCGGGCCTGGGGCATCGGTGTCGATCTTGCCGAAGGAGCGGCCCGGATGGCGCGGGAGAATGCCCGAGCGAACGGCGTCGGAGACCGGGCCTCTTTCGTCGTCGGGAACTGGGCCGACTGCCTCAAGGGCCCTTTCGAGCTCGTGGTGTCGAACCCGCCCTATATCGCCTCGGAGGTGGTCGGAACCCTCGATCGGGAGGTACGGGAGCACGATCCACGCCTTGCCCTCGACGGTGGCCCGGATGGTCTCGAACCCTACCGTGTCCTGCTCGGCGAGGCAGACCGCCTTCTCGCGCCGGATGGCCTGATGGTGTTCGAGATCGGCTACGATCAGGGGGAGTCAGTCAGCCATCTGGCCGCGGCCTCTGGCCTTGAAACTTTGCGCCTGGCGCACGATCTATCAGGTAACACCCGCTGCATTGCCCTGAAACGGACACGATCCCATGGGAGGACGTTTTCCGTTCCGGCAGGGGATAAAGACTGA
- the prfA gene encoding peptide chain release factor 1 — translation MSISPPSDRLDAILARHDIVTATLNAATDAETIVSLSRELSELDDVVAAIKTYRSMEDNLSGLEAMLEDSDPEMRALAGEELPRAREELENAAQGLRLMLLPKDEADEKSAILEIRAGTGGDEAALFAGDLLRMYTRYADLKGWKVEIVSESEGTAGGYKEVVAEVKGRGVFARLKFESGVHRVQRVPDTETQGRIHTSAATVAVLPEAEDVDIAINEADLKIDTMRAQGAGGQHVNKTESAIRITHIPTGTVVFVQDERSQHKNRARALALLKARLYDAERTAKDAARAADRKSQVGSGDRSERIRTYNFPQGRVTDHRINLTLYRLEEILAGNALDELIDALVTEHQAAQLAAQDEAA, via the coding sequence ATGTCGATATCGCCTCCCTCTGATCGCCTGGACGCCATCCTGGCCCGTCACGACATCGTGACGGCGACGCTCAATGCCGCGACCGATGCCGAGACCATCGTGTCGCTCTCGCGCGAATTGTCCGAACTCGACGACGTGGTGGCGGCGATCAAAACCTACCGCTCCATGGAGGACAACCTCTCGGGGCTCGAGGCCATGCTGGAGGATTCCGACCCTGAGATGCGGGCCCTCGCGGGCGAGGAGCTGCCCCGGGCCCGGGAGGAGCTGGAAAATGCCGCCCAGGGCCTGCGCCTCATGCTGCTGCCCAAGGACGAGGCGGACGAGAAGAGCGCCATCCTCGAAATCCGCGCCGGCACCGGCGGCGACGAGGCGGCTCTCTTCGCCGGGGACCTCCTGCGCATGTATACCCGCTATGCTGACCTGAAGGGCTGGAAGGTCGAAATCGTGTCCGAGAGCGAGGGCACGGCGGGCGGCTACAAGGAGGTCGTGGCCGAGGTGAAGGGACGCGGGGTCTTCGCCCGGCTCAAGTTCGAGAGCGGCGTCCACCGGGTCCAGCGGGTGCCCGATACGGAGACGCAAGGGCGCATCCATACCTCCGCGGCCACCGTGGCGGTGCTGCCGGAAGCCGAGGATGTGGATATCGCGATCAACGAGGCTGACCTGAAGATCGACACCATGCGGGCTCAGGGTGCCGGCGGCCAGCACGTGAACAAGACAGAATCGGCCATCCGCATCACCCATATCCCCACGGGCACCGTGGTTTTCGTGCAGGACGAGCGCTCCCAGCACAAGAACCGAGCCCGGGCGCTCGCCCTGCTCAAGGCCCGGCTCTATGACGCCGAGCGCACCGCCAAGGACGCGGCCCGCGCGGCCGACCGCAAGTCCCAGGTGGGTTCCGGCGACCGCTCGGAGCGCATCCGCACCTACAACTTTCCGCAGGGGCGCGTGACCGACCACCGCATCAACCTCACGCTCTACCGGCTTGAGGAGATCCTGGCCGGCAATGCCCTGGACGAGCTGATCGACGCCCTGGTGACCGAGCACCAGGCGGCCCAACTCGCCGCCCAGGACGAGGCGGCCTGA